Genomic DNA from Pseudomonas helmanticensis:
AGCATTCTGCCGATCGGCGCGACCTGGGTCGACGATGCGCGCAAGGTCAACGCCACGGTCACCGCGCCGGGGCAGACCAGCTATCGCGACTTCGCGATGGTCTGGCACAAGGCGCTGAACACCCGTTGGGCCAATGGCCGGCCGGTGGAAGGAATTGCCGCTGAAGGCTTCGGCGTGCCGACCGATCCGCAGGACAACTCGAGCATGGCGATCAACTACAAGACCGAGCCGCTGTGGTACCGCTTCGGCCTTGCCCCGGATGCACCGTTCGGGCATGCCGATGGCGCGGGTTATGGCGACATGACCAATGCGCACATGGCTTACAGCAATGCGCTGGTGGGTGGCGACCCGCAGACGCCGGTGCTTTACGCCAAACCGGGGCAGCCGTTGCGTACGCACATTCTGATGCCGAGCGGTGGCAGTCGCGGCACCACGTTCCAGCTCGACGGGCATGTCTGGTCGGTGAACCCGTTCCAGGCCGAGAAGAGCGATGTCGGTGGTTATCCGATGGGCTCGCCGGGCGTCGGCTCGGTGCGCTTCGGCTACAACCCGATGTCGATGTACATCGGCGCCCACGAAAGCGTCCTGCCGGCCGCGCACTTCAGCTTCATGATCCCAAGCGCCGGCGGCAGCAATGCGATCCCGGGGGATTACCTGTTCCGCGACTACGCCGCCTACGGCAACACCTCCGGGTTATGGGGTTTGCTGCGCGTGACCAACGAACCGGAACCGGCACCGCAGGGGCAATAGGCCCAACGGTAATGCCCCGGCGGATGGAGGTGGCGGGATGAATGCAAATCCCGTGTAGGAGTGAGCCTGCTCGCGATTGGGACAACTCGGTTTCGGACGGTGCGGCGGATGACGCCATCGCGAGCAGGCTCACTCCTACAGGGAATGGGTTTGCAAATCAGGGGAGGGTGGTATGAACAGGATCATCAACATCATTGGTATTTGCTCACTGGCCATGGCCGGGGCGGTGCTGACGCTGAGTGAGATTGCGCTGGCACAGACCGGCAGCGGGCAGACGCTAAGCCGTGATGGCGTTTCGGTGGATTTCAAGCTTCAGCCACTGGCCGCCGACGGCAAACTGCGCGAAGGCGAATTCGCCGATGTGCAGTTTCGCATCAGCGACAGCGCTTCCGGCCAGCCTCTATCTGGTGTGGCGCCGGGCGCCTGGGTCGATCCGCAAACCCTCGCCGCCGATCAGGCGCAAGGCCGCGACAAAAACTGCAAATCCCGCGTCGGCGTGTTCCTCAAATCCAACATCGGCGCGCGGCCATTGCTCGACCTCAACAGCTATTTCCTGCTGGTAATGAACCGCGACGCCAGTATTGCAGTGGTCGATCCATCCGTGTCGGTTGGCGGCATCACCAGCACCCTCGCGCGCATCGAACTCAAGCAACCACCGATGGATTGGGTCACTCCCAAAGACAATAAACGCGTCTTCGTTTCCATGCCGACAGCGGGCGAAGTCGCCGTCATTGACAGCGAACAATTCAAAGTCCTCGATTCGATCAGCGCCGGCAGCCAACCGTTTCGCGTCGCCCTGCAACCCGACGAACGCCTGCTCTGGGTCGGCAACAATGCGAGCAAAGCTGAAGACTCCGGCGTCACGGTGATCGACAGCCAAAGCCTCAAACCCCTCAAACATCTGCAGACCGGACGCGGTCACCACGAAATCACCTTCAGCAAGGACAGCCGCTTCGCCTTCGTCAGCAATCGCGACGACGGTACCGTCAGCGTGGTCGACATCGCCAGCCTGAATATCATTCAGCAGATCAAAACCGGCGCGCATCCGCTGTCAGTCGCCTATTCGCCGCTGTCCGGCGCGGTCTACGTGGCCGATGGCAAGGACGGCACCGTCACCGTGATCGACGCCAGCACCCACGCCATCCGCCGGGTGATCAAGCTGCAACAAGGCCTCGGCCCGATGGGCTTCAGCGCCGACGGCCGTTTCGGCATGGTACTCAACACCGTGGAAAACCGCGCGAGCGTCATCGATGCCGCGACCAACAGCGCGATCCATGATCTGGACGTCAGCGCCGAACCCTACCAGGTGGTGTTCACCCAGGCCTACGCCTACATCCGCGGACTCGCTTCGCCGAAAGTCACCATGATCAACCTGTCCTCGCTGGGCGAAGGCCGCCAGCCGATCAGCCAAAGTTTCGAAGCCGGCCCGCAAGCACCGCGCCTGGCCGGGGATCTGCCGCTGGCCTCAAGCCTCGCGGTTTCACGCGACGACAACGCGGTCTTCGTGGTCAACCCGGTCGACAACACCACCTACTTCTACGCCGAAGGCATGAACGCGCCGATGTCCGGTTACCCCAACCGTGGCCAGATCGCCCGCGCCGCCATGGTCATCGACCGCAGCCTGCGCGAAGTCTCGCCGGGCCTCTACAGCGCCAGAGTGAAACTACCGGCGGCGGGGCGTTTCGACGTGGCGTTCCTGCTCAATCAACCGAACATCATTCACTGCTTCACCGCGCAGATCGATAGCGACGGCAAACCGCAAAAACACCTCGGCCAGCCGAAAGTCGAGTTCCTCCTCGACAAGACTGCCGTGGCGCTCAACGACCCCTACGTCGTGCGTTTTCGCATCGTCCAGGGCAAAGACAAAACCCAGCGTAGCGGCGTCAAAGACGTCCAACTGCGCTACTACCTCGCGCCCACCTCGCATCCGCGTGAAGTGGCGGCGCTGGAAGTCGCCGACGGGGTTTACGAAGCACCCATCACCCTCGACCGCAGCGGCGCCTGGTACCTGCACGTGCGCGCGGCATCGCTGGGCGCCGCTTTCGATGACAAGACCTTTGCCAGTGTCCGGGTAACCCCCGAGCCGATCCGTTGAAGAGGAATGTCGACATGAACCGATTTGCATCCAGTGGCCTGCTGACCCTATGCCTGTTGAGCCTCGGCCTCCAACAAACCCAGGCCCATTCGGCAGACGAACACGCCGGGCACAAGGCGCCGGCGAGCAACACCCAAGAACACACCCAGGTGAAGTTCGCCAACGTGCCGCTGCTCGACCAGACCGGCAAAACCGTGCGCCTCGAACAAGACTTGGTGCAGGGCAAAATCGTCGTCATGAGTTTTATCTACACCAGTTGCACCACGGTGTGCCCGGTGGTCTCGTCGATCATGGGCAAAGTGCAGAAACAACTCGGCGCACGAGTCGGCAGCGAAGTGCAACTGGTGTCGATCAGCATCGACCCGCAACGCGACGACCCGAAACGCCTGCAGGATTACGCGCGCACTTTCCAGCGCGGGCCGGGTTGGAGCTGGCTGACCGGTTCGCCGCAATCGATCAACGAAACCCTCAAAGGCCTCGGCAGTTTCAGCGGTGACTTCAAGAATCATCAGCCGTTGATCCTCGTCGGCGACGGCAACAACCGCCACTGGATGCGCTACTACGGCTTCACCGATCCGGCGCTGCTGGCCAAGGAAGTCGAGAAACTCAGCGGCCTGCGCACCCACGCCAAACACACCGCCATCGCCATGGAGCAACAGCCATGAGACTGCTCGACTGGATCTCCCTGAGCGTGTGTTTCTGGATCTTCAGCACCGTCGCGTTCGCCCACGAAGGCCATGCCCCTGAGGCACCTGCGACGGTTGCCGCCGCGCCGGCCCAAGGTACCCACGACGCAAAAACCTGGTTCACCGACACGCCGTTGCAGGATCAGAACGGCGAGACGCTGCGCTTCTACAGCGATGCGCTGCAAAACCGCATCGTCCTGCTCAACGTGATTTTCACCCGTTGCAACGATGCCTGCCCACTGATCACGCAAAAGCTCAAAGAGGTGCGCGAGCTGTTGGGCGACAAGGCGCAGGACATCACCTTCATTTCCCTTACCAGTGACCCGCTGCGCGATACGCCGGCGGTGCTCAAGGCTTACACCTTGAAGCAGGGTTCCGATGACCCTCATTGGCTTTTTCTTACCGGCGACAAGGCGCAGATGGACCTGGTACTGAGTCGCATCGGCCAGATCGTGCCGACCCCCGAGCAACACTCGACGCAGTTGATCGTCGGCGACGTCGCCAACAAACGCTGGAGCAAAATCCGCCCCGATGCCCCGGCCGCCGCCATTGCCCAGCGCTTGCAGTTGCTGACAATGCCCGTGGCTGGCCGCTGAGCCCGTGCCATGAACCGCTGCCGCGTTTTACTCGCCCTGATCCTGCTCGCTGGCCTCAGCCTTGGCGCGGGTGCTGCGCCGCTGACCCCGGAAGAGGCGGCGGGCAAGCGCCTGTACCGTCAGGGCTTGTCGGCCAGTGGCGAGGCGATCATGGCGCGGGTCGGTGCGGCAGATGTGTTGCTGCCGGCGACCAGCCTGCCGTGCGCCAATTGCCACGGCGCCGATGGCCTCGGGCGACCCGAAGGCGGGGTGCGTCCGCCGCCGTTGAACTGGGCGCGGCTGACCAGCACCTACGGCCAGCAACAGGTCAACGGCCGCAGTTATCCGGCGTACACCGAGAGCAGTCTGGCGACCGTCATCGAGCAAGGACGCGACCCCGGCCACAATCGCCTCGACCCAAGCATGCCGCGCTTTCTGCTGTCGATGAAGGATCAGCGCAACCTCACCGCGTACCTCAAACGCCTGGCCGATGAACGCGACCCGGGCCTTGAGGCGCAAACCTTGCACCTCGGCACCTTGCTGCCCAGTCAAGGCCCGTTGGCGGAGGAGGGCATGACCATCGCGGCAGTTCTTAACGGCAGCGTCGCGCGGATCAATCAGGCCGGTGGTATTCATGGGCGGCAACTGCGCTTGACCGTGATCGATCCCGGCCCGGATCGCGCCAGCGCCGAGCAAGCCCTGCAGCAGTTGATTGAGCAAGAACAAGTGTTCGCCCTGATCGCGCCGCTGGCGCCGGCCCTCGACAGTGAATTGGCAAGCCGTCTGGAACAGTCCGGCGTGCCGCTGATTGGCGCTTTGTCGTTGCTCGGCTCGATGCAGGCCAGCCCGCAGATTTTCGAACCGTTGCCGGGCTTGCGCGAGCAGTTGATCGCGCTGGCCGATTACGCCACAGCAAGCCTGCGCGTGCTGCAGGGGCCGACATTGATCGCGTATCCCGATGACCCGGCACAAACGCTGGCCGCGCAAAACCTCGGCCAGTACTTGCAGGATCACGGCTGGCAGAAAGTTCATCTGCAAGCCTACGACCCGGCGGCGGAGGCACTGCCGTTGGGCTCGCGCTCGGTGTTTTATCTGGGCAATGGCGGTGGTTTTGGTCGATTGGCGACACGCCTGCAAAGCGCCGGGCAAGTGCCGTATCTGTTCGCCGCTTCGAGCCAGGTTGCTGGTGAGTTGCTGCAAGTGCCGGAGGGATTCTCGCGGCGGGTGTTTCTCGCCTATCCGTTTGTGCCCAGCGACTGGACCCAGGCCGGGCGCATGGCCCTGACGTTGCTGCGTGAACACCAAGGTCTCGGCGCCCAGCACGCGGTGCTGCAAGTCGGCGCCTATGCCTCGATGTTGTTGCTCAGCGAAGGCATGAAGCAGGCCGGCCGCGACGCCAGCCGCGAAAAACTGGTGGCGGCGCTGGAAGGCCTGCACGACTTCGACACCGGCCTGACCCCGCGCCTGAGTTTCGGCCCCGGCCGACGCCTGGGCTTGAGCGGCGCCCATGTGGTCACCATGGATTTGCCCGATCAGCGTTTCTATCTGGTCGCGCCCTATAAACCGATTGTTGCCAGCCCCTGAACGGAGGGCCCGATCATGAAGCTCACAAGTCTGATAGTGCTGCTGACCTGCTGGTTTCCGCCGGTCTGGGCCAATAACGAGCCGGCGGTGGCGCGGGTCAATGGCGAGGAAATCTCTGGCTATCGTTTCGAGCGCTTTTTCGCCGAATACCTCGAAGATCAGGGCCGCGCGGTGACGAGCATTCGCAGTCCCAAGGCCTACAAGGAACTGCGTCAGGCGGCGTTGCAAATGCTGATCGACAAAGAATTGCTGTGGCAGGAATCGCAGAAGCGTGGCCGGCACATCGACGAGCAAGCGCTGCGTCAGCAAATCGAGCAAACCCGCATGGCCATCGGCGGCGCGGATAAATTCGTCCGTCGCCTGCAGGATGCCGGTTTCGATGAGGCGTCCTTCACCGAGTACACCCGCCGCGAGCTGGCGGCGCAGCAGATGTTCGCCGAGCTGATCCGCGCTAATACCTTGCAACCCCGCCACCTGTTGATCCGCGTGCCCGCGCAAGCCGATGCAGCCACAGTGGCCGCAGCGCGTCTACGCTTGATGCAGATGCGCGCCTCGATCATCAACGGGGCGACGTTTGCCAGCCAACCGCTGCGTTCACCGTTCGGCTGGCATGTGATTTATTTGCAGAACCACTTGGAGGCCGCCGATGTCCCAGCTGTGCAGGGGCTGGATACAGTCAGGGCACAGCTTGCCCGACAGCAACAGACCCAGGCTCGTCGTCAGGTGCTCGCGCAATTACGGGTGCAGAATAGGATCGAACGAATTGACGACGACTGAAGGTTCCCCCCCAATAGTGGGGAATGGCTTCGATGCCCATTCAGGTGCTTCCCCGTTTCTGGGGAACGGGGTACCGGGACGAGCGGGCATTGTCATTAATTTCAAGGACATGAAGAGATAAAATTACCGGCACTCAGCCTGGCATGAAGTGTGCGTTACCGATGGTAAGGCGCACTCTCAGGGCGGGGTCATCGGACCTGCTGTTTCAAGGAGTCGACCTTGGTTAACAAAGTACTGGTTGTCGAAGACGAACAGCTGCTTGCACAGAACCTTCAGGATTATCTGTCGGCGCAGGGGCTGGACGTCCGGATTGCACATGACGGAGCGACGGCTATCGGTTTGGCCGAAACCTTTGCCCCCGACGTGCTGGTGTTCGATTACCGCTTGCCCGATATGGAAGGTTTTGAGGTGCTCGACGCGGTCCGCCAGAACAGGACGTGCCATTTTGTGCTGATAACGGGTCACCCGACCGCTGAAGTCTGTGAGCGGGCGCGGCAACTGGGGGTCAGCCACATCCTGTTCAAACCGTTTCCCTTGGCGGAACTGGCGCGGGCGGTCTGCGACCTTCTTGGCATCAAGCGCGAAGCGAAACCCGGTGCGAGCCCTTCCGAGGGCTTTGTCGAACGACGCCAGAGCAGGACCGAGAGCTTCCCGTTGCAGTTGTACGATGGCAGTTGGGTGTTGGCGGATCGGCGACGACAGTTGCACGCCATGGCACCGGACGACGATCAAATGCTCACCGGGGAGTAATGGCGCGAACAGACGTTCCGGCACTTGCCGCCAAGGTTTGCCGCGCCGACAGGGCTCTGAGCCCCGGTTGGAGAGCAAGCCATGGAACGTCTGTCCGTTGTCGTCGAACCACTGCCGGCCGAAAGCGCCCCCGCGCGTTTTTCCAGTGAACAGCTTGCCCAGGCCCGGGCGCGGGCCGCCACTTCCGGCGAACGCGTCCTCGATGCTCTCGGCGTGTTGTGCGAACTGGCAGCGATGCCGTTCATTCAAGCCCTCGGCGCCACCCTGCATTACCCGGTGCTCGACACCGACAGCCTGTTCGCCGCGACGCCGGTATTCGACCGGGTCACCCTCGCACAATGCCTCAAACGTGAATTCATCCTGCTGCGCCACAACGACGAAGTCATCGGCGTGTTTGCCGACCCCTTCGACCCGGCGCGCCTGGCCTGGATCGACGATTGCCTGCACGGCGCGCCGCTGTATCTGGTGCACGCCGATGACCTCAAGGCCTATCTGGCCCGCCACGAAGAAAGCTTCCACGCCGTCGAATCGCTGAACGCCCAAGGCGACACTCACCACGAAATCGATACCCTGCAAAGCCTGTCGCTGACCAGCATCAGCGAAGACGCCAGCAGCGTGGTGAAACTGGTCAACTCGACCCTCTACGACGCGCTGAAAATGCACGCCAGCGACATCCATCTCGGCACCACCGGCCACGGTCTGGTGATCAAGTACCGCATCGACGGCGTGCTCAACAACATCAGCAAAGTCCAGGGCAACGAGTTCGCCGAGCAGGTGATCTCGCGGGTCAAGGTCATGGCCGAACTGGACATCGGCGAGAAACGCGTACCGCAGGACGGTCGTTTCAAGATCGGTATCAGTGGCCGGCAGATCGACTTTCGCGTGTCGATCATGCCGAGCATCTTTGGCGAGGACGCCGTGTTGCGGGTGCTGGATAAACAGGACCTCGCCGACAAGGTCTGTGGTGTGCAATTGCAGGCGCTGGGCTTTGAAGACGAAACCCTGCGCCAGTTGCGCCGCCTCGCCGCCGAACCCTACGGCATGGTGCTGGTCACCGGCCCGACCGGCAGCGGCAAGACCACCACGCTGTACGCGATGATCACCGAGATCAACCACGGCGTGGACAAGATCATCACCATCGAAGACCCGGTCGAGTATCAATTGCCGGGGGTGCTGCAAATCCCGGTCAACGAGAAAAAAGGCCTGACCTTCGCCCGGGGTTTGCGCTCGATCCTGCGTCACGACCCGGACAAGATCATGGTCGGCGAAATCCGTGACCCGGACACTGCACAGATCGCCGTGCAATCGGCGCTCACCGGTCACCTGGTGTTCACCACCATCCACGCCAACAACGTCTTCGACGTGATTGGCCGCTTCACCCAAATGGAAATCGACCCCTACAGCCTGGTCTCGGCGCTCAACGCGATTCTCGCCCAGCGCCTGATCCGCCTGGTGTGCGCCAGTTGCAGCGCGCCGGTCAGCCCGAGCGATGAAGAGCTGCGCGCCTCGGGCCTCGATCCACAGAAAGTCGATCACTACCACTTCGTCCACGGCAAAGGCTGCGGGCACTGCCGGGGCAGTGGCTATCGCGGGCGCACGGCGATTGCCGAACTGCTGCACCTCGACGACGAACTGCGCCAGATGATCGTCGAGCGCCAACCCATCACAAAAATCAAAGCCCTGGCCTGCGCCCGTGGTTTGCGCCTGCTGCGCGAATCGGCGCTGGAGCTGGTGGAACAAGGTCGCACCACGCTAGAGGAGATCAATCGTGTCACATTTATCTCGTGAGCGTTTTGTCGCCGTGCTCGGCGCCATCGGTGTTGGCCTCGGCCAGCGGCGCGGCAGCGACACCTTGTGGCTGGGCAGCGTCGGGTACATCGACGAAGGCTTCCAGAGCTACGCGGTGGCGCTGGACACCCTCGACCGCCTGCTCGGTGAACACGCCCGCGCCGGTGGCGAATTGAGCGTGGTCATCTCCGGGCACTTCAGCCGTTTTTGCCTGGTGCCATGGAGCGCGCAGATCAGCAGTCCTGAAGAGCTGCGCGGCTTTGCCCAATTGTGTTTTGAAGACTTGTTTGGCGCGCCGACCCAGCCGTGGAGTCTGGTGCTGTCCGCTGAGCCGGCCGGTTACGACCGCATCGCCAGCGCCTTGCCGCAAGATTTGCTTGATCGCCTGCGCACGCTGGTCAGCGCTCGCGGTTTGCGCCTGCGCTCGGTGCAGCCGTACCTGATGGCGGCATTCAACCGCTTCGATAAAAGCTTCGATGCCGGCGATTTCCTCTTCGTCGTCGCCGAGCCGCAACGCAGTGTGTTGTTGCTGGCGAGGGAAGGGCGCTGGGCCGGCGTGCGCTCGGCGGGCGGTAGCGACAGCGATGCCGCGTTAAATGCCCTGATCGGTCGTGAACGTCAGCTGCAAGCCTCGACCAGCGAACGTGCCTTCAACGTTTATCTGCATGCGCCGGCGCGCCTCGATGCGCATCCGGACGTGGCGGGTGTGCAACTGCGCACCCTTGAAGATGCCTCGATGACCGTGCGTGACGGCTTGTACGTCATGTCCCGGGCGGTGGCCTGAGATGCGCGCGCTCAACCTGGATTTTCAGCCACGGCCACGTTCCGGCCCGTTGGGTTGGAGTTTGCTCGGCGGCGGCGTGCTGCTGGCGCTGCTGTGCTTCGGCGTGCAACAGCACCTCGACGCGCACACCGAACAGCAA
This window encodes:
- a CDS encoding YncE family protein → MNRIINIIGICSLAMAGAVLTLSEIALAQTGSGQTLSRDGVSVDFKLQPLAADGKLREGEFADVQFRISDSASGQPLSGVAPGAWVDPQTLAADQAQGRDKNCKSRVGVFLKSNIGARPLLDLNSYFLLVMNRDASIAVVDPSVSVGGITSTLARIELKQPPMDWVTPKDNKRVFVSMPTAGEVAVIDSEQFKVLDSISAGSQPFRVALQPDERLLWVGNNASKAEDSGVTVIDSQSLKPLKHLQTGRGHHEITFSKDSRFAFVSNRDDGTVSVVDIASLNIIQQIKTGAHPLSVAYSPLSGAVYVADGKDGTVTVIDASTHAIRRVIKLQQGLGPMGFSADGRFGMVLNTVENRASVIDAATNSAIHDLDVSAEPYQVVFTQAYAYIRGLASPKVTMINLSSLGEGRQPISQSFEAGPQAPRLAGDLPLASSLAVSRDDNAVFVVNPVDNTTYFYAEGMNAPMSGYPNRGQIARAAMVIDRSLREVSPGLYSARVKLPAAGRFDVAFLLNQPNIIHCFTAQIDSDGKPQKHLGQPKVEFLLDKTAVALNDPYVVRFRIVQGKDKTQRSGVKDVQLRYYLAPTSHPREVAALEVADGVYEAPITLDRSGAWYLHVRAASLGAAFDDKTFASVRVTPEPIR
- a CDS encoding SCO family protein is translated as MNRFASSGLLTLCLLSLGLQQTQAHSADEHAGHKAPASNTQEHTQVKFANVPLLDQTGKTVRLEQDLVQGKIVVMSFIYTSCTTVCPVVSSIMGKVQKQLGARVGSEVQLVSISIDPQRDDPKRLQDYARTFQRGPGWSWLTGSPQSINETLKGLGSFSGDFKNHQPLILVGDGNNRHWMRYYGFTDPALLAKEVEKLSGLRTHAKHTAIAMEQQP
- a CDS encoding SCO family protein, whose translation is MRLLDWISLSVCFWIFSTVAFAHEGHAPEAPATVAAAPAQGTHDAKTWFTDTPLQDQNGETLRFYSDALQNRIVLLNVIFTRCNDACPLITQKLKEVRELLGDKAQDITFISLTSDPLRDTPAVLKAYTLKQGSDDPHWLFLTGDKAQMDLVLSRIGQIVPTPEQHSTQLIVGDVANKRWSKIRPDAPAAAIAQRLQLLTMPVAGR
- a CDS encoding cytochrome c/ABC transporter substrate-binding protein, whose translation is MNRCRVLLALILLAGLSLGAGAAPLTPEEAAGKRLYRQGLSASGEAIMARVGAADVLLPATSLPCANCHGADGLGRPEGGVRPPPLNWARLTSTYGQQQVNGRSYPAYTESSLATVIEQGRDPGHNRLDPSMPRFLLSMKDQRNLTAYLKRLADERDPGLEAQTLHLGTLLPSQGPLAEEGMTIAAVLNGSVARINQAGGIHGRQLRLTVIDPGPDRASAEQALQQLIEQEQVFALIAPLAPALDSELASRLEQSGVPLIGALSLLGSMQASPQIFEPLPGLREQLIALADYATASLRVLQGPTLIAYPDDPAQTLAAQNLGQYLQDHGWQKVHLQAYDPAAEALPLGSRSVFYLGNGGGFGRLATRLQSAGQVPYLFAASSQVAGELLQVPEGFSRRVFLAYPFVPSDWTQAGRMALTLLREHQGLGAQHAVLQVGAYASMLLLSEGMKQAGRDASREKLVAALEGLHDFDTGLTPRLSFGPGRRLGLSGAHVVTMDLPDQRFYLVAPYKPIVASP
- a CDS encoding peptidylprolyl isomerase, yielding MKLTSLIVLLTCWFPPVWANNEPAVARVNGEEISGYRFERFFAEYLEDQGRAVTSIRSPKAYKELRQAALQMLIDKELLWQESQKRGRHIDEQALRQQIEQTRMAIGGADKFVRRLQDAGFDEASFTEYTRRELAAQQMFAELIRANTLQPRHLLIRVPAQADAATVAAARLRLMQMRASIINGATFASQPLRSPFGWHVIYLQNHLEAADVPAVQGLDTVRAQLARQQQTQARRQVLAQLRVQNRIERIDDD
- a CDS encoding response regulator; translation: MVNKVLVVEDEQLLAQNLQDYLSAQGLDVRIAHDGATAIGLAETFAPDVLVFDYRLPDMEGFEVLDAVRQNRTCHFVLITGHPTAEVCERARQLGVSHILFKPFPLAELARAVCDLLGIKREAKPGASPSEGFVERRQSRTESFPLQLYDGSWVLADRRRQLHAMAPDDDQMLTGE
- a CDS encoding GspE/PulE family protein produces the protein MERLSVVVEPLPAESAPARFSSEQLAQARARAATSGERVLDALGVLCELAAMPFIQALGATLHYPVLDTDSLFAATPVFDRVTLAQCLKREFILLRHNDEVIGVFADPFDPARLAWIDDCLHGAPLYLVHADDLKAYLARHEESFHAVESLNAQGDTHHEIDTLQSLSLTSISEDASSVVKLVNSTLYDALKMHASDIHLGTTGHGLVIKYRIDGVLNNISKVQGNEFAEQVISRVKVMAELDIGEKRVPQDGRFKIGISGRQIDFRVSIMPSIFGEDAVLRVLDKQDLADKVCGVQLQALGFEDETLRQLRRLAAEPYGMVLVTGPTGSGKTTTLYAMITEINHGVDKIITIEDPVEYQLPGVLQIPVNEKKGLTFARGLRSILRHDPDKIMVGEIRDPDTAQIAVQSALTGHLVFTTIHANNVFDVIGRFTQMEIDPYSLVSALNAILAQRLIRLVCASCSAPVSPSDEELRASGLDPQKVDHYHFVHGKGCGHCRGSGYRGRTAIAELLHLDDELRQMIVERQPITKIKALACARGLRLLRESALELVEQGRTTLEEINRVTFIS